The DNA region CCGGAACTGGTTCAGGACATCAAAAAAAGGATTGAAGCCATCGACATCGACGATGTACAAGATAGCGGGATCGTAGAGCAATTGATCGAGGAAACACCGTGGTCTCCGTTTCCGCAGCTTCAAGCGACGGAACGCTCGGATAAAGCGGTGAGCGCCCTGATGGGCGGAAAGGTTGTCATCATGCTGGACGGCACGCCGTTCGTGCTGATAGCTCCGATGACTTTCTGGATGCTGGCCCAATCCCCGGAGGATTATTACGAACGGTTCCCGTTAGGGTCATTTTTTCGCATTCTTCGTCTAATGGCGTTGTTTATAGCAACTTTCCTGCCTTCCCTATACGTCAGCTTGGTTTCCTTCCATCCCGGGCTCATCCCGCCCGATCTGGTCATGTCCATTGTGGCCTCGCGGAAAGGCATCCCTTTTCCGGTCTTTGTCGAGGCTCTAATCATGGAAGTGTCATTGGAAATCCTGCGCGAGGCAAGCTTGCGGCTGCCCAAAGGCATAGGCCAGGTCATCGGCATTGTTGGAGGGCTTGTCATCGGGGAAGCGGCCATTGAGGCGTCGATCGTCAGTCCTTTCATGGTGATTATCGTCGGGGTTACCGCGATCTCATCCTTTGCGAGTCCGCAGTACAGCGGCAGTATCGGCATCCGCCTGCTGCGCTTCCCGGTTATGCTGGTTGCCTCGGTATACGGGCTCTACGGGGTGATCCTGTCGTTCATATTTCTGGGTGCCCATATGGTTCGGATCAAAAGCTTCGGCGTTTCTTACATGGCGCCTTTGGCCCCGATCCGATTAAGAGATCAGCAAGATACTTGGGTTCGCGTTCCTTTCAGGTATCTCAAAAAGCGTTCATTAACGTTAAAAACTCAGGACGAGACATTGTCCCACAGAAAAAGGAAGTAAACCTATGACAGCTTTTATCTTTCGGTTCCGCCGCATCCGGCTGCTGCAAAAATGCATTGCCGGATGGATGGCCTGCGCCGTGCTTGCCGGTTGCTGGGACAGCAGGGAAATCGAAGACTTGAGCATCATTCTCGGCGTTGCCATCGATATGGATCAGGATATGCTTGAACTTACTTATCAGCATTTAATCGCTCAGAAAAAACAAGAAAATGCATACACCAACATAACAACGCTTTACGGGGATTCCATCCAGTATGCCTCTAGAGAACAGGCGAAACAGGTGGCTCGTGCACCCTTGTACAATTTTATCCGGCTGGTCTTGATCAGCGATCAGGCTTTGCGGAAGTGGCGGATCGACCAATTGCTGGATACGTATAACCGCTCCTACAAAACGAGCCGAAATTCGGTTGTTATGGTTGTGAAGGGCAGTGCCAAAGAAGCTCTGACGAAGACGGGCAAACATAAAGACATCCCTTCCGTGGATTTGAGGGATCTAGCCAAAAACAGCGCTTTAAACGAAAAAATACCACCAAAGATCACGTTGGGAGACATTTCGATCCGGATTTCGCAGGGAGCCGATTTTTTAATTCAACGGCTGGATACCGGCGAAGGCGGCAATCGTCTGACAGGCGCGGCCCTGATCAGCGGCCAAACGAAGAAATTTGCCGGCTGGCTAGACGAGGAGGATATCAGCGGGATCAATTGGATGCTGGGAAACACGGAGGGGACTGTTGTTAAAGCCGAGGATCCGCGGACGAACCACGCGATGGTATTTGAAGTCGACAAAGTGAAGAGAAAACTCATCCCGCGTGCCAATGGACAGGATATCTCATTTACGGTCCGGATTAAAACCGCCCTTAATCTGAACGAGAACCGGGTTGTCTCTGCCGATCTTCTGAAGGAACCGTTTCTGCAAACGGCCAGGGAAGCGGCGCAGGAAGAAATCAAAGAGAGCGTGCTTCGGTCTTTAAGCAAACTTCGGAAGGAAAAAGCGGATGTGGCCGGTTTTCGCACAAAAATAAAAACGGACTATCCCGAAGCCTGGGATCGCGTGGAGAACAACTGGCCGGATACTTTCAGTCAAATCCCGATCGACGTTCTGGTGGATGTTGAAGTAAGGAGAACGGGAGCTTATTCTAAAGGAGCGGGGTCGCCATGACAAATCTGCCTACCATGAAACATGAAAAAATCTCCACTCTACAAACCGTTCTTACGGTCACCTCGACCGTGTACGCCGTGGGAATTGTGAGTTTGCCCAGAAGTATAGCGGAAAAGACGCAAACTCCCGATGTTTGGCAGGGACTGCTCTTGTCCAGCTTGCTGGGTTTGGTCGCCGTTTTTATCAATGTGAGCTTATGCCGGCGATTTCCCGGGGAGACGATTTATAAGATAAGTACACGGGTTGCGGGTAAATTTATCGGACACCTCATCAACCTTTCATTTATTGTATACTGCCTGTTGGTCTGCTCGCATGTAGTAAGAATGATGGCGGAATTTATCAAAGCTCTGGCCCTGGAGAGAACACCGATCAGCGCGATTCTTATCCCGTTTCTGCTGCTTGTCGGTTATTTGACCTCGGGCGGCCTTCATGTGATGGTGCGGTTGGTGGAGCTTTTTTTCCCTTTAACCTTTGTCGTTTTTTTGCTGCTGATTGTTCTCAATATCAACCATTTCGATCCGGATTATTTGCGTCCCGTTTTTCATAAGGGATGGAGGCCGATCCTTCAATCTCTGGAGGTAGTTCCCTTTTCAACCCTAGGTTTCGAATCCATGCTCATCTTAACGAGTTTCATGGTTCATCCGCAAAAGGCGTGGAAGGCGGGGGCGATCGGCTATGCCGTCGCCATGGGGCTGTATCTCCTCATGGTCACGATGGTCATCGCCTGCATGTCCGTGGAAGAAGTTTCCCGCTTGCAGTGGCCGGTTGTTTCTTTTGCCCAGCAAATCGAATTTCCCGGCGCGTTCCTGGAACGGTTTGAATTGTTGTTTATCGTTTTGTGGACGATTAAAATTTACATGACCACAGCAAATTACTATTTTTACATTGTCGCCGGACTCAGCCAACTTACGCAAAAATGGAACAGGTACATCTATTACCTTCCGTTAGTTTTACTGTTTGCCGCAGCCATGTATCCTCAAAATTTTGTGGAAATCGACAGGATGGGCCAATTAACCGGTTATTTCGGAGTCGTTGCTTGTGCTTTAATACCGCTGTTGCTGTTAATCTCATCCTTCATTTTCCGCCGAAAAGGAAGCCTCAATGCTTAACTCTCGGTGAACTAAACCAGCACGAGCAGCACCGGCAGCACGACAAACGAAGCCAGCGTCGTCCACACGATGCATCTCGACACCAGCCCGGGCGCGGCGTCAAACCGTTCGGCCAGAACGACGGCGTTCACGGCGACCGGCATCGAAGCCAAGATGAACAGGACGGAAAATAGCGTACCCGTAATGCCCAATACGATTAATGCGATATAAGCGGCAACGGGCGCCGCGGCCAGCCTCACGGCAATGCCGGCCCAAACCGCGGATCGCTTGGCGGGAGCGGCGTCCGATCTTCCGACCTTCACCATCTGCGCGCCCAACACCGTCAGCACAACCGGCGAATAAGCGGCCGCCACCATGGAAACCCCTTGGGTGATCTCCGCCGGGAGCTGCAGGTGCGTCATGCGAAGAAAAAACGCCACGGCCGCGGCATAGATCGCCGGCAGGGCAAACACCGACCGGATCGCGCTTTTTACGGAAAACTGCGAACGGGCGGCAAAATACACGCCAACCGTGTTAACGATGATCATCTGCGTGATGACATAAAGCGAAGCTTTATCGAGCCCGAGCTGACCGAAAGCGAGCAGCACAAGCGGCAAGCCGTAGTTGGCGCTGTTCGTCAGCGCCGATATGAGCGTAAGCCCGGCCGCTTCCGGCGCGTCCAGCTTCAGAAGCCGGCCCCCCGCCTTGGCAAGGCCCCACATCAGCACCAGGTTCAACAAGGAAAACCCGATCGTGCTGAACACATCGCCCGAGGAAATATGCGCGTTCATCAGCGTATCGAAAATGATCGCCGGACTCAGCACATACAAATATAAAGTCAGCAGCGGCTTGGTGTCCAAACCGCGAAAACGCGCCAGCAGCGCGCCGGCAATTACCGGAATCGAAAGCGGAACGATTACATGAAGCAGCGTAGCTAAAACCGTATGTATCATAGTTGCCGGACTCCTCTGCACGCTTGATAGTTTTGTTTTGCCCTATTGTACCCCTGTCCGCAAAAGGCGTCCAAGACCTGAAAACAATATAACTAATAGCTATTCCCTATAACTTTTCCGCGTGTATTAAGCCTGAAAGATTAGATTTGGGAAAATCTGCGGCCACCAAAAAAACAGCTCCACCAGGCAGATTCACCTAAAGGAGCTGTTTTTTTCATATGAATGTTCGTGCACGCAAGCTGCAGGTTCAACCCGCGGCCTTAAAACGAATCGATCCCCATCACATGGTCGAGCGGAATCGGCCCGATGCTGCGGCTGTCGTTGCTGTTGTTCCGGTTGTCGCCCATGACAAACACGTAACCGTCCGGAATGTCCCAGACCTGAGCGGCTCCCGCATTCATTTTTTCCTTAATATAAGGCTCGTCCAGCTGCTCCCCGTTGCGGAATACATGTCCGTCCTTCACCTCAATCGTGTCTCCCGGCAGGCCGATCACTCTTTTGACATAGAAAAAATCCTCCTGTCCTCTGCCGGATAACCAGGTAATCAAGGGATGCTCTTTAATGTCGTCCAAAAGCGTACGGCTGCGGTCGACCCGGCTGTCGAGAATGACGATATCGCCGTATTCCGGCAGCTTCTCCAGCACATGCGCAAACTTCCAGGCATAAATGCGCTGCTTGTCGTTCAGCGTCGGTTCCATTGAATGGCCGTCTACCCGGTAAGGCTGGATCACAAAAATGCCGATAATCATGCTTAACACAAATCCAAGCGCGATCGATCCGCCCCATCCGACAATTTCTTTCAACCATTTCTTCAAACGAAAGACCTCCAGAATAATAACTTTAACTTTTCCATCTATTATAACGGGGAATAGGGACACAAAACAAATTTTCCTAAATATCCCAGGTGGTTTGCGATATCGAAATCAAGCATTCTCCGCCTATATATAGTATACTTTATTATAGGAATTTCTTATAAGAGGGATGATGAAATGGAACTAAGACAACTTCTGTACACGCTGAAAATCGCCGAGGAAAAAAACTTTTCCCGCGCCGCCGACAAGCTGCATATCGCCCAACCTTCCCTCAGCCAGCAGCTGTCCAAGCTGGAGCAGGAGCTTGGCGTCAAGCTGTTTCAGCGCAATACGAGCACGGTGGAGCTGACCTATGCCGGAGCAAGCTTTATTCGGCACGCGCAAAAAATTATGGACGCCGTGGCCCAGCTGCGCCAGGAAATGGACGACATCTCCCAACTGCGGGCCGGCCGCGTCGTCGTGGGCAGCATGCCGATCACCGGCTCCCATCTGCTGCCTTACGTGCTGCCCGCCTTCAAGGATGCGTACCCGGACATCGAAATCACGCTGCTGGAGGATACGTCGCTTAATCTGGAGAAGCTGACGGCCGGCGGCGGCACCGACCTGAGTTTGCTGTCGCTGCCGCTGCAGGAGCCGACGCTCGCATACGAGCCGATCGGCGAAGAGATCATCGACCTGGCCGTGCCGCCGAATCACCGCCTCGCCTCTTCCGGTGAAGCCAGAAGCGGCGTGAAGCTGGAGCAGCTGCAGGACGAACCGTTTATCGTACTGAAAAAAGGCCAGGGCTTCCGCAAGCTGACGGTCGACCTGTGCCGCGGCGCGGGCTTTGAACCGAACGTCGTATTCGAAAGCAACAACATCGAAACAGTGCAATCGCTGGTCGCGGCCGGGATGGGCATCACGCTTGTTCCCCGCTTTATCGCCCGGGCCAAACGCAGCGAGCTGATCCCGGCTTATCTGCCGCTCGCTGAGCCCGTGCCGAGCCGTACGCTGGTCATCGCCTACCGGAAAGGACGTTATTTGTCCAAAGCGGCGGAGGCTTTTATCGACACGTTCAAGGCGACGATGGAGCAACGCGACGCGGCTTATAATTCGTAGCAGCCCGGGCGGCGGTCGGCGAAAACGGGGATACGTCCGCGAACCTCATCCACGAGCGGGAGCTCGACGGCTCCGGTAACGATTTCTTCCCCTTCTCCGCCTTCCGTCACGATTTCGCCCCACGGGTCGATGATCATCGAATGCCCGAAAAAGTCCGATCCGCCCCCGCTGCCTACCCGGTTGCAGGCCACCACGTACATCTGATTTTCGATCGCCCGGGCCATCAGCAGCGTGCGCCAGTGACGGAGCCGGGGATGCGGCCATTCCGCGGGGACGAACAGGATCTTGGCGCCCTGCAGGGCCAGCGTCCGGGCCAGCTCCGGAAACCGGATATCGTAGCAGATTGACGCTCCGGCTTTCGTGCCGTCCAATTCAAAGACGACGTTCCGCTCCCCCGGCGCCAAATATTTCTCCTCCTCCATCAGCCGGAACAGATGAAGTTTGGCATAACGGGCCGTCTCTTTTCCCTCGCGATCAAAAACATACATGGCATTGTAAATTTTCCCGTCCCTCTTCTCGGCAATAGAGCCGCCGACGATATGAATGCGGTGCTTCGCGGCAAACGCCGACAGCCACTCCCGCGTCGCCTTGCCTTCGGTGTCGGCCAATTCGTCAATCCGTTCCAAGGCGTAACCCGTGTTCCACATTTCCGGAAGCACGGCCAGATCGAGGTCCGGATGCTCCCGGACCGCCCGCTCCAACAGTTCCCGCATAGCCCTGCGGTTTTCCTCCGGTTCCCCCAGCTTGATATCGCCCTGAACCAGGGCCACCCGCCATTTTCCTTGCTGTAGCTCCGCCATATTATTCACTCCTTAAGAGCACTATACCAGATATGATAGCTTGCTGCTTCACGGGCGGCAATAAGCCGAAAATTCGGCATATAGAGTCTGACAGAAAACTTCCCTTACCTGCTTCTGCCCACCATTCTTTTGATCGTGTGTCTTCTTCCTTTGATCGATAAAGCCAGTTGGTAGACGTTCTCCGGCAGCGGCGTGCCCGCGTATCCCCCATCTCCGATCGCATGGATGTCCGCGCCTGTCTGCTTCATCATCAAGGCGATCATGGCGATCGTCTGCACATCCGCCCCTTCTACCGAACTGTTCAGAAAGGAAAGGGCCAAAGTGCCCGGTTTGTACGAATGAACGAATTCCACGCAGCTTCTGACATGTTCTACCGTAATGCCGTGTCTCGAACCGGGGGCCGGCAGGGTAATCACGTCGGCGCCGGCATCGATCAGGTCCTTGATGATCTCATTGGAAGGCCTTTCGCTGAGCGGGTCGCCCAACACTTTTTCGATCGTACCGTCCTCCCACTTACCCGCGCAAATTAGCATTTGATCTCCCAGCGTTTCTTTGGCCAGTTTCGTGGCCGCGATAATTCGCTCAAAAGTCGTTCCGGCCGACGGATTGCCGCCAAGCACGATAAAATCGGCGCCGATCTCCAGCGCGCGCAGGAAGTTCTCTTTGGAAGCCACCCTGCCTTCTTTCGCTTCCACATACCGCTCGCCCGCCACTTTCGCTTCAGGGCTAGGGCATTCGAATAAAATGCCAAGCGGGACGCCGGCCCATTCTTTAACCTGGTTTAAGCTGTATGGCTTATCGGCCATTTTTCCGTGTTCCATTTCTCGAAGCCCGATATTGGCCTGCTCGTTCACCATGTCAAAACCGTTGAGCATCACCATATCCGCCCCAAATGCGGCTTGAATCTCGGCGTTCGTCACCCCGTCGACCAATCCCGCATTGATCTTGACCAGATGCTGTCCCATGATGACCCGGCCTTCGGAAGCAAAAATCGCTTCCTTCAGCTCCATGGCATTCATTTTCATGATATCGCTTTTCTTGCATGCTATCAGTCGTTTGGCCACTGTAATCTCCTCCAGATATCGTTATTTATAAGCCATCCGTTTAACACAAATATTGCTGCTCAGGTACCTTCGATCATCGCGATCCGGTCCGCATGGCGTTCGCCCTCGAATTCCGCATCCAGCCACGCCTTTACAATCATTTTCGCCAATTCGCTGCCGACAACACGGGCGCCAAAAGCCAAAATATTCGTATTGTTGTGCTGCTTGGACAACTGGGCCGAATAAGGTTCGCTGCATACGACCGCCCGGATTCCCTTGACTTTATTGGCGGAGATCGAGATGCCTACACCTGTCCCGCAGATGAGAATCCCCGCATCCGCTTGCTTCCCGGCTACCGCTTCGGCAACTAGCTTGCCGTATTTGGGATAATCGGTGGGTTCGGCGGTTTGCGGTCCGTAATCGACGACCTCATGCCCCAGCTCTTCGAGATAGGCCGAGATGACCGACTTTAGCTCCACCGCGACATGATCGCTGCCAATGGCGATTTTCATGCAAAATTCCTCCTTCGCTTTACAGCCTTTAAGCGCCGCTCTTTAATCTGCTGATAATCGATTTATAAGATTCCGGTTTGCCGAACAGGGTCGAACTCCCGAGGACAAAGCCTTCAACGCCATATTCGGACAATTCTTCGATTTTCTCTTCCGAGATCGCCCCGTCAACGACGATCGTAAACGGCAGCCCCTTTTGCCTTTTCAAGGCGTGCAGCGCTTGGATCTTCTCGTCGACATACGGTAAATATTTCTGTCCGGCAGATCCCGGGTTCACCGTCATAACGAGTACATAATCGACCAAGCTGAGCAGCGGGTCCACGGCAGCCAGGGAAGTTCCGGGGTTCAGGGCAATACCGGCTTTGACGCCATGGGCCCGGATGCGATCGATGGTGCGGGCCGGATGTTTGTCCGCCTCGGGATGAAAATAAATGATATCCGCCCCTTTCGCGGAGAACAAATCAATGTAGTCGCCGGGGCTGTCGATCATCAGGTGAACATCGACCATCTTGCCGGTTTGCTTGCGGATCAATTCCAAATCCTGAAGCCCCATGCCGAAGTTGGGAACGAATTTCCCGTCCATGATATCGATGTGGTAAATATCCACATTCGCTGCGTCCAATGCGGCCACTTCGTTTTCCAACGATTTGAAGTTGGCGCACATCATCGAAGGACACAATAGTTTGCCCATAAAAATCACCTTCTTAAGTTGGGTAATCGATTACTCATAGTTCTTGCATTTGTAACACCCTTTCCTTAAAGGAGGTTACAAATGTCTCTTGTAGTCGCAAAAATTAAGTTGTCTTTCTTTCCACCAAATGAACCGGAACGCGTGTGTGCTGCCCATGTTTTACGGCGGAGCCGTTGATCATGTCCAGCAGGTTCGCGTAGGCATGTTTAGCCAGAATCGCCTCATCCTGGTCAATCGTGGTCAGCGGCGGATTGCAGTACTTGGATATCTGGTTGTTGTCGAAACCGACGATTTTCACTTGCTCAGGGATGTTGTAGCCCTTCTCCTGCAGCATAAGCATCGCTCCCAAGGCCAGCCAATCGTTCGTGGCGAAAATGCCGTCAAAAGACAAGTCCGCATCCAGCGCTTTCTGGATGACCTTTCGTGCACCTTCCAGATTATTGCTGTGCTCATCAATATAAACCACATTTTGTTCATGAATCGGAAAACCGTACTGCTTTAACGCTTCCTCGTAACCCTTTAGCCGCTCATTGACGGAAGATAAATTGTTCCTTTTGGTCAAGAGCAGAATGTTTTTGCACCCTTTGCGGATTAATTCCTCCGTAGCAAGCCGTCCGCCTTCAAGATGATTCGATTCGATAAAGGCCACGTTCTTGTTGATTTTGGGCCGGCGGTCAATACAAACGATGGGAACGTTTCTCCGCAAAATATCGGTCAGAATTTCCTCCTGGCCGGAGATGCAAATCAGTCCGTCCACCATCTTCCCTTCAAGCGTTTTCAAATATTCCTTTTCCTTCTCGGCGCTTTTGGCCGTATTGCATATAATCGTGGAATACCCCTCTTCAAAAAAGAGACGCTCGATTTCCTGAACGATCGCGGCAAAAAATTCGTTGCTGATATCGGGAACCAGCAAACCGATCGTCTGGGATTTGTTCATGCGCAAACTTTTGGCCACGAAATTGGTTTCATAATGGTGCTTGTTGATCACATCCATGACCTTCTTCCGCGTCTCGTCGGAAAAACGGCCGTTATCATTGATGACGCGGGAGACCGTGGCCACCGAAACGCCGCTTAGACGGGCGATTTCCTTAATTGAAATGTGGTTGCCCTTTTTCATTGCACATCGTCCCTCACTGATACCGAATTCGAGTAATCGTTTACTCATATTTGATATCAATGTAACACGTTTCTCCTTGGAGTGTCAATGTTTCGGAGAGCAAGGATCTGCTTTATGCTTTATGCCTCCTAACCTGACCCGTCTGCGGGGTAAACGATTACCCAATAGATTAATATTTCTTTGTGATACTCCCCCCCATATGATCGTTCTGCAATCCATAAACGAGTAATCGATTACCCATTTATTTAACTCGTATCTTACCACCACATCTCGGGGCTGTCAAACCATAAATTCGCGGACAAGTTGCGGAAATTTATCCCTGCTTTTATTCCTCCTATACACCTCGAAATTCTCATGATAAATTATAAACATTATCATTTTTGAACCGGACCGGAGTGATCACGATGAAGGAAATCAACGAAACCATCAACCCGTCTTCCATGGCTTTCCCCCTGCCGGTTGCCGATGTCATGCAGGGGCTGCCGACCCAATTTTTCGCGGGCCTTGTGCAGAATGTCAATCAAGAAATCGCGGCGGGCCATGACGTCATTAACTTGGGACAAGGAAATCCCGACCTGCCTACGCCGCCCCATATCGTTCACGCTCTTCAGCAAGCGGCGGAAAACCCGCTTTACCATAAATATTCTCCGTTTAGAGGTTATGAGTTTCTGAAAGAAGCGGTTGCCCGGCGGTACCTGGAGGATTACGGCGTACAGCTTGATCCGGAGCGGGAAGTGGCCATTTTGTTCGGCGGAAAAACCGGACTTGTCCAGCTGCCCCAGGTGCTTTTGAATCCGGGGGACATCTGCCTGGTGCCCGATCCGGGTTACCCGGACTACTGGTCCGGCGTGGCCTTGGCCAAGGCGCGGCTGGCCTTTATGCCATTAACGGAGCAAAATGCGTTTTTGCCCGATTACAAGGCCATTCCGACCTCCGATTTGAAGCAGGCAAAACTGATGTATCTGAATTACCCGAACAATCCGACCGCGGCGACTGCTCCGCTCTCTTTTTATGAAGACACCGTGGAATTCGCAAGCCGCAACCGGATTGTCGTCGCCAGCGATTTCGCCTACGGAGCCATCGGTTACGACGGGCATCGTCCGGCCAGCTTCCTGCAAGCTCCCGGCGCCAAAGAAGTCGGGGTCGAATTCTACACCTTGTCAAAAACGTACAACATGGCCGGCTGGCGGGTCGGCTTTGCGCTGGGCAACGCCGGGATCATCTCGCTGATCAACCTGCTGCAGGATCACATTTATGTCAGCCTGTTCGGCGCGGTTCAGGCGGCGGCCGCGGCGGCGCTGACCGGTTCGCAGGATTGCGTTACGGAACTCGCCCGGCGTTATGAGTCGCGCCGCGATACCTTTTTTCAGGCTTTGGAGCAAATCGGCTGGCATGCCTCCAAACCGCGGGGCTCCTTCTTTAGCTGGCTTCCGGTTCCAAAGGATTTCACCTCCGCCGCGTTTGCCGAACTGCTGCTTCGGGAAGCCAAAGTTGCGGTAGCGCCGGGGATCGGCTTCGGGGAACACGGCGAAGGATACGTCCGCATCGGACTGCTCAGCTGCGAAGACCGCCTGCAGGAAGCCGCACGGCGAATCGGACGGCTCGGCTTGTTTTAAAATAAGTTGGACTAAAGAAGTGGCGGAGCTAGACAAGAGTACTGAATTTTTAAGTGATTAAGGAAATCCGCGGCGGGGGAGTGATCGCAAGAACATTTCCCACGGCCGCCCTAGCGAAAAACATAAGGGGGCCGGCATTGCATCAAATCGGACAAGATACATTTCTAAGCACGAAACTATGCTAACGGTTGCCACAACCGCTATTTGTCCCAAAAACATAGATTACAAATTGTAACGGTTGCCATAGCGCTTATTTCATGGAAACCCTGCTATTTCCGCTTAGCTTCAGGCAAATAACGACGCTCATAACCGTTAGAATTCAGAAAAAGTCTTTTTTCGTAAAATAGCAGCTGCAACAACCGTTAGATTTCCGGCGGGCGGTTGGATCGGTTCGAAAACCTGAGCTTTTGCGGGAATTCTGCATGTATCAGGGCTACAAATTGTCTTGTGCAAGAAGTAAAATGCAAGGGCTAGTGAACATAAGGACAAAGCAGGGCGTTATTTCGGCGATCCCCCCATTTTGAGCGAAATAGAGATACTTTATGCCGCTATTTTCCCCGGCAGCAAGGAAATGTCCGCGTTCTGGGGCCACTCACAGGAAAGTAAGAACAAAAAATGCCGCTAATGGGGATGAAGATGCCTGGCTCCGGACAATAAGTACATAAAATGCCGCTATCTTGCTGGCCCAGCCGATGGTGTTCGTCGTTCGGCAGCTCGTCAGTAACACAAGCTTGAACACAAGCTCCCAGCCAACGGTGTTCGCCCTTCGTTAACTCGTTATCAAGCGCCCAATTTTAGTTTGAGCCCCATTTAGCTTTTTTCTTTGCAAAAAAGAAAGTACGGTGGTATCCTAACAGTAATCGTATTCATATCGGACATCCATACAAACGCATAGACGGGACCAGTACGAAAGACCGCGGCGCTCCAGAGAGTAAATTCCATCGGCTGAGAGAATTTACATGCTTGCCCTTTCCGAATCCTACCCCCGAGCGGCCGGCCCCAAAGCCGGACAGCGCCCCTGTTACCGGGCAATCCGAGTCGGATGAGAAACCTCATCAATAAAGGTGGTACCGCGGAAGTCACACTTTCGTCCTTTGCGTGCAAAGGCGGAAGTTTTTTTATTTTGCGGGAAAATGCGGAAAAGACCGTTTTTGCTTGATTAGCGGCTCTCATGTCCGTTACATCCTGCGGCTCGCGCAACCATCCGTTACCCGCACACACA from Paenibacillus macerans includes:
- a CDS encoding carbon-nitrogen family hydrolase — encoded protein: MAELQQGKWRVALVQGDIKLGEPEENRRAMRELLERAVREHPDLDLAVLPEMWNTGYALERIDELADTEGKATREWLSAFAAKHRIHIVGGSIAEKRDGKIYNAMYVFDREGKETARYAKLHLFRLMEEEKYLAPGERNVVFELDGTKAGASICYDIRFPELARTLALQGAKILFVPAEWPHPRLRHWRTLLMARAIENQMYVVACNRVGSGGGSDFFGHSMIIDPWGEIVTEGGEGEEIVTGAVELPLVDEVRGRIPVFADRRPGCYEL
- the rpiB gene encoding ribose 5-phosphate isomerase B, whose protein sequence is MKIAIGSDHVAVELKSVISAYLEELGHEVVDYGPQTAEPTDYPKYGKLVAEAVAGKQADAGILICGTGVGISISANKVKGIRAVVCSEPYSAQLSKQHNNTNILAFGARVVGSELAKMIVKAWLDAEFEGERHADRIAMIEGT
- a CDS encoding LysR family transcriptional regulator; the encoded protein is MELRQLLYTLKIAEEKNFSRAADKLHIAQPSLSQQLSKLEQELGVKLFQRNTSTVELTYAGASFIRHAQKIMDAVAQLRQEMDDISQLRAGRVVVGSMPITGSHLLPYVLPAFKDAYPDIEITLLEDTSLNLEKLTAGGGTDLSLLSLPLQEPTLAYEPIGEEIIDLAVPPNHRLASSGEARSGVKLEQLQDEPFIVLKKGQGFRKLTVDLCRGAGFEPNVVFESNNIETVQSLVAAGMGITLVPRFIARAKRSELIPAYLPLAEPVPSRTLVIAYRKGRYLSKAAEAFIDTFKATMEQRDAAYNS
- a CDS encoding Ger(x)C family spore germination protein; translation: MTAFIFRFRRIRLLQKCIAGWMACAVLAGCWDSREIEDLSIILGVAIDMDQDMLELTYQHLIAQKKQENAYTNITTLYGDSIQYASREQAKQVARAPLYNFIRLVLISDQALRKWRIDQLLDTYNRSYKTSRNSVVMVVKGSAKEALTKTGKHKDIPSVDLRDLAKNSALNEKIPPKITLGDISIRISQGADFLIQRLDTGEGGNRLTGAALISGQTKKFAGWLDEEDISGINWMLGNTEGTVVKAEDPRTNHAMVFEVDKVKRKLIPRANGQDISFTVRIKTALNLNENRVVSADLLKEPFLQTAREAAQEEIKESVLRSLSKLRKEKADVAGFRTKIKTDYPEAWDRVENNWPDTFSQIPIDVLVDVEVRRTGAYSKGAGSP
- the lepB gene encoding signal peptidase I, which gives rise to MKKWLKEIVGWGGSIALGFVLSMIIGIFVIQPYRVDGHSMEPTLNDKQRIYAWKFAHVLEKLPEYGDIVILDSRVDRSRTLLDDIKEHPLITWLSGRGQEDFFYVKRVIGLPGDTIEVKDGHVFRNGEQLDEPYIKEKMNAGAAQVWDIPDGYVFVMGDNRNNSNDSRSIGPIPLDHVMGIDSF
- a CDS encoding GerAB/ArcD/ProY family transporter, producing the protein MTNLPTMKHEKISTLQTVLTVTSTVYAVGIVSLPRSIAEKTQTPDVWQGLLLSSLLGLVAVFINVSLCRRFPGETIYKISTRVAGKFIGHLINLSFIVYCLLVCSHVVRMMAEFIKALALERTPISAILIPFLLLVGYLTSGGLHVMVRLVELFFPLTFVVFLLLIVLNINHFDPDYLRPVFHKGWRPILQSLEVVPFSTLGFESMLILTSFMVHPQKAWKAGAIGYAVAMGLYLLMVTMVIACMSVEEVSRLQWPVVSFAQQIEFPGAFLERFELLFIVLWTIKIYMTTANYYFYIVAGLSQLTQKWNRYIYYLPLVLLFAAAMYPQNFVEIDRMGQLTGYFGVVACALIPLLLLISSFIFRRKGSLNA
- a CDS encoding spore germination protein, which produces MARPLEANVEYLKRTLSHFSDAVFKELDVGQTGFQVIIVYLSGIADINAINEQIVKPLILAGLGDNKPAYAPETLKEDLLQKTASPVGIETGEFLDKCVLEVLSGKTCLLIEGIDEALIVETANFPARNVEEPATETLVRGPRQGFVEDMASNLAMIRRFVKDVSFKIDKYRVGKRSSRNLAVLYIADIANPELVQDIKKRIEAIDIDDVQDSGIVEQLIEETPWSPFPQLQATERSDKAVSALMGGKVVIMLDGTPFVLIAPMTFWMLAQSPEDYYERFPLGSFFRILRLMALFIATFLPSLYVSLVSFHPGLIPPDLVMSIVASRKGIPFPVFVEALIMEVSLEILREASLRLPKGIGQVIGIVGGLVIGEAAIEASIVSPFMVIIVGVTAISSFASPQYSGSIGIRLLRFPVMLVASVYGLYGVILSFIFLGAHMVRIKSFGVSYMAPLAPIRLRDQQDTWVRVPFRYLKKRSLTLKTQDETLSHRKRK
- a CDS encoding AEC family transporter: MIHTVLATLLHVIVPLSIPVIAGALLARFRGLDTKPLLTLYLYVLSPAIIFDTLMNAHISSGDVFSTIGFSLLNLVLMWGLAKAGGRLLKLDAPEAAGLTLISALTNSANYGLPLVLLAFGQLGLDKASLYVITQMIIVNTVGVYFAARSQFSVKSAIRSVFALPAIYAAAVAFFLRMTHLQLPAEITQGVSMVAAAYSPVVLTVLGAQMVKVGRSDAAPAKRSAVWAGIAVRLAAAPVAAYIALIVLGITGTLFSVLFILASMPVAVNAVVLAERFDAAPGLVSRCIVWTTLASFVVLPVLLVLV